In Rhodovulum sulfidophilum DSM 1374, the following are encoded in one genomic region:
- the xylF gene encoding D-xylose ABC transporter substrate-binding protein, with the protein MLIAGLLAATCLGGPLRAQDLTVGVSWSNFQEERWKTDEAAIRDALDAAGAEYVSTDAQSSSAKQLSDAESLIAQGVDALLILAQDTSAIIPAVQAADDEGIPVIAYDRLIEDPRAFYLTFDNLEVGRMQARAVLEKAPEGNYVMIKGSPTDPNADFLRAGQQEVLQPAIDAGKVRIVGEAYTDGWLPANAQRNMEQILTANDNEVDAVVASNDGTAGGAVAALAAQGMAGIPVSGQDGDHAGLNRVAKGTQTVSVWKDARELGRTAAEIAIELAGGTPMSDIAGAAQWTSPAGTTLWARFLEPIPVTQDNLTTVTDAGWIGVEALCQGVTDGPAPCN; encoded by the coding sequence ATGCTGATCGCGGGCCTTCTGGCCGCGACCTGTCTTGGCGGGCCGCTGCGCGCGCAGGATCTGACGGTGGGGGTGAGCTGGTCGAATTTCCAGGAGGAACGCTGGAAGACCGATGAGGCCGCGATCAGGGACGCGCTGGACGCGGCCGGGGCGGAATATGTCTCGACAGACGCGCAATCGTCATCGGCCAAGCAGCTGTCGGATGCGGAAAGCCTGATCGCGCAGGGGGTCGACGCGCTGCTGATCCTGGCGCAGGACACCTCGGCGATCATTCCCGCGGTGCAGGCCGCTGACGATGAGGGCATTCCGGTGATCGCCTATGACCGGCTGATCGAGGACCCCCGCGCCTTCTACCTGACCTTCGACAATCTCGAGGTGGGCCGGATGCAGGCCCGCGCCGTGCTGGAAAAGGCGCCCGAGGGCAATTACGTGATGATCAAGGGCTCGCCGACCGACCCGAATGCCGATTTCCTGAGGGCCGGCCAGCAAGAGGTGCTGCAACCCGCCATCGACGCGGGCAAGGTCAGGATCGTGGGCGAGGCCTATACCGACGGCTGGCTGCCCGCCAACGCCCAGCGCAACATGGAACAGATCCTGACCGCCAACGATAACGAGGTCGACGCGGTGGTGGCCTCGAATGACGGCACCGCGGGCGGCGCGGTGGCGGCGCTGGCGGCCCAGGGCATGGCCGGGATCCCGGTCTCGGGCCAGGACGGCGATCATGCCGGGCTGAACCGGGTCGCCAAGGGGACCCAGACGGTCTCGGTCTGGAAGGACGCGCGCGAGCTTGGCAGGACCGCGGCCGAGATCGCCATCGAGCTGGCGGGCGGCACCCCGATGAGCGACATCGCGGGCGCGGCGCAATGGACCTCGCCCGCGGGCACCACGCTCTGGGCGAGGTTTCTCGAGCCGATCCCGGTCACGCAGGACAACCTGACCACCGTCACCGATGCCGGATGGATCGGCGTCGAGGCGCTGTGCCAGGGCGTCACCGACGGCCCCGCGCCCTGCAACTGA
- a CDS encoding sugar ABC transporter permease, translating into MDNAQTRGDARARKSILDSLDLDTRLLGMIGAFVVLCLVFNFVTDGRFLTPRNIFNLTIQTVSVAIMATGMVFVIVTRNIDLSVGALLATCSAVMAMAQTVVLPTWLGLGLGHWAIAPLAIAAGLATGALIGGVQGWLVGFLGIPAFIVTLGGLLVWRNVAWYLTNGQTIGPLDPTYQLLGGINGTLGESLSWGFGLAATVFALVYMATNRRNRRAHDFPVKPRWAEALLGLVAAGAILGFVAVLNAYDVPARRLARIFEARGEVLPEGYSAGYGLPFSVILLVLIATGMTVIARRTRFGRYVFATGGNPDAAALSGINTRWLTVKVFALMGVLCALSAVVASARLTFHSNDIGTLDELRVIAAAVIGGTALAGGSGTIYGAILGALIMQSLQSGMAMVGVDAPFQNIVVGAVLVLAVLVDILYRKRTGER; encoded by the coding sequence ATGGACAACGCCCAGACCCGCGGCGATGCGCGCGCCCGCAAGTCGATCCTCGACTCGCTGGATCTCGACACGCGCCTGCTTGGCATGATCGGCGCCTTCGTGGTGCTGTGCCTGGTGTTCAACTTCGTGACCGACGGGCGTTTCCTGACGCCCCGGAACATCTTCAACCTGACGATCCAGACCGTCAGCGTGGCGATCATGGCCACCGGCATGGTCTTCGTCATCGTCACCCGCAATATCGACCTCTCGGTCGGCGCGCTTCTGGCCACCTGCTCGGCGGTGATGGCGATGGCGCAGACCGTGGTGCTGCCGACCTGGCTGGGGCTCGGGCTGGGCCATTGGGCAATCGCGCCGCTGGCGATCGCGGCCGGGCTGGCGACCGGCGCGCTGATCGGCGGGGTCCAGGGCTGGCTGGTGGGGTTTCTCGGCATTCCCGCCTTCATCGTCACGCTGGGCGGGCTTCTGGTCTGGCGCAATGTCGCCTGGTACCTGACCAACGGGCAGACCATCGGCCCGCTCGACCCGACCTACCAGCTTCTGGGCGGCATCAACGGCACCCTCGGCGAAAGCCTGTCCTGGGGCTTCGGGCTGGCGGCGACGGTCTTCGCGCTGGTCTACATGGCCACGAACCGCCGCAACCGCCGGGCGCATGATTTCCCGGTCAAACCGCGCTGGGCCGAGGCGCTTCTGGGCCTTGTCGCGGCCGGGGCGATCCTGGGCTTCGTCGCGGTGCTGAACGCCTATGACGTGCCCGCCCGGCGGCTGGCGCGGATCTTCGAGGCCCGGGGCGAGGTCCTGCCCGAGGGCTACAGCGCGGGCTACGGGCTGCCCTTCTCGGTGATCCTGCTGGTCCTGATCGCGACCGGGATGACGGTCATCGCCCGGCGCACCCGGTTCGGGCGCTATGTCTTCGCGACGGGCGGCAATCCCGATGCCGCCGCCCTGTCGGGGATCAACACGCGCTGGCTGACGGTGAAGGTCTTCGCGCTGATGGGGGTGCTTTGCGCATTGTCGGCGGTGGTGGCCTCGGCCCGGCTGACCTTCCATTCGAACGATATCGGCACGCTGGACGAACTGCGCGTGATCGCGGCCGCGGTGATCGGCGGCACCGCGCTCGCGGGCGGCTCGGGCACGATCTACGGCGCCATCCTCGGCGCGCTGATCATGCAGTCGCTGCAATCGGGCATGGCGATGGTGGGGGTCGACGCGCCGTTCCAGAACATCGTGGTGGGGGCGGTGCTGGTGCTGGCAGTGCTGGTCGACATCCTCTACCGCAAACGGACGGGAGAACGGTGA
- a CDS encoding ATP-binding cassette domain-containing protein, whose amino-acid sequence MAGERGTPLVEMKDISVSFGGIKAVDHVSVDLYPGEVVGLLGHNGAGKSTLIKCLSGAYRRDAGEILIDGRPATISNPRDARRYNIETIYQTLALADNLDAASNLFLGRELTTPLGLMDDAAMEAETRRIMARLNPNFRKFAAPVSALSGGQRQSVAIARAVYFNARILIMDEPTAALGPQETQMVAELIGELKRQGLGIFLIDHDVHQVKALCDRAAVMKNGRLVGIVRVDEVSTDDILAMIIAGKTPAHLAA is encoded by the coding sequence ATGGCAGGCGAACGCGGCACGCCCCTGGTCGAGATGAAGGACATCTCGGTCTCCTTCGGCGGCATCAAGGCGGTCGATCATGTCTCGGTCGATCTTTATCCGGGCGAGGTCGTGGGGCTTCTGGGCCATAACGGCGCGGGCAAGTCGACCCTGATCAAGTGCCTTTCGGGCGCCTACCGGCGCGACGCGGGCGAGATCCTGATCGACGGCCGCCCCGCCACGATCTCGAACCCGCGCGATGCCAGGCGCTACAATATCGAGACCATCTACCAGACGCTGGCCCTGGCCGACAATCTCGACGCCGCCTCGAACCTCTTTCTGGGGCGCGAACTGACCACCCCGCTGGGGCTGATGGACGATGCCGCGATGGAGGCCGAGACCCGCCGGATCATGGCCCGGCTCAACCCCAATTTCCGCAAGTTCGCGGCGCCGGTCTCGGCGCTGTCGGGCGGCCAGAGGCAGTCGGTCGCCATTGCCCGGGCGGTCTATTTCAATGCCCGCATCCTGATCATGGACGAGCCCACCGCCGCCCTCGGCCCGCAGGAGACGCAGATGGTGGCCGAGCTGATCGGCGAGCTGAAACGGCAGGGTCTGGGGATCTTCCTGATCGATCATGACGTCCATCAGGTGAAGGCGCTCTGCGACCGGGCGGCGGTGATGAAGAACGGCCGGCTCGTCGGCATCGTCAGGGTGGACGAGGTCTCGACCGACGACATCCTCGCGATGATCATCGCCGGCAAGACGCCTGCCCATCTGGCCGCCTGA
- a CDS encoding Nramp family divalent metal transporter — MSPSDRTRLEMSAFLSGKRHGLRARLLFVGPAVIASVAYMDPGNYATNIQAGAGYGYALLWVVLLANLIAMLFQGLSARLGIVTGKNLAELCRDHFPRPLVGVMWAVSEVAAMATDLAEFLGGAIGLSLLFELPLIVGMAITAIVTYAILLVQGRGFRPIELIIGTLVGVIGLCYLAEILIAPIDWGAAGLGLVTPAMPDAAALTIAVGIIGATVMPHAIYLHSGLTQSRAEIHSEAERAKVLRFSDIEVVAALAVAGIVNMAMVMMAASAFHSGHSEVSEIETAYHTLTPLLGAAAAGVFLLSLIASGISSSVVGTMAGQMIMQGFLRIRIPIWLRRLVTMLPAFAVVAAGVNATQALVVSQVILSIALPVPMIALIVFAGRRDIMGDYATGPLLRALAIAGAAMVLGLNAVLLAGAFGVDLPFLGPMSLGA; from the coding sequence ATGAGCCCCAGCGACCGTACCCGCCTGGAAATGTCCGCCTTTCTGTCGGGCAAGCGGCATGGTCTTCGGGCCCGGCTGCTGTTCGTGGGGCCGGCCGTGATCGCCTCGGTCGCCTATATGGATCCGGGCAATTACGCGACCAATATCCAGGCCGGGGCGGGGTATGGCTATGCGCTCCTGTGGGTGGTGTTGCTGGCGAACCTGATCGCGATGCTGTTCCAGGGGCTTTCGGCACGGCTCGGCATCGTCACCGGCAAGAATCTGGCCGAGCTTTGCCGCGACCACTTTCCGCGCCCGCTGGTGGGGGTGATGTGGGCGGTCAGCGAGGTCGCGGCCATGGCCACCGATCTGGCCGAGTTCCTTGGCGGCGCCATCGGGCTGTCGCTGCTGTTCGAGCTGCCGCTGATCGTCGGCATGGCGATCACCGCCATCGTCACCTATGCGATCCTGCTGGTCCAGGGCCGCGGCTTCCGCCCGATCGAGCTGATCATCGGGACGCTGGTCGGGGTGATCGGGCTTTGCTATCTGGCCGAGATCCTGATCGCGCCGATCGACTGGGGCGCGGCGGGGCTGGGGCTCGTGACGCCCGCCATGCCCGATGCCGCCGCGCTGACCATCGCCGTCGGCATCATCGGCGCCACGGTCATGCCGCATGCGATCTACCTGCATTCGGGCCTGACCCAGAGCCGGGCCGAGATCCACAGCGAGGCCGAGCGGGCCAAGGTGCTGCGCTTTTCCGATATCGAGGTGGTGGCGGCGCTGGCCGTGGCCGGGATCGTCAACATGGCGATGGTGATGATGGCGGCCAGCGCCTTTCACAGCGGCCATAGCGAGGTCTCCGAGATCGAGACCGCCTATCACACCCTGACCCCGCTGCTGGGCGCGGCGGCGGCGGGGGTGTTCCTGCTGTCGCTGATCGCCTCGGGCATTTCCAGTTCGGTCGTCGGCACGATGGCGGGGCAGATGATCATGCAGGGCTTTCTGAGGATCCGCATCCCGATCTGGCTGCGGCGGCTGGTGACGATGCTGCCCGCCTTCGCGGTGGTCGCGGCCGGGGTCAATGCCACCCAGGCGCTGGTCGTCAGCCAGGTGATCCTGTCGATCGCCCTGCCGGTGCCGATGATCGCGCTGATCGTCTTTGCCGGGCGGCGCGACATCATGGGGGACTATGCCACCGGGCCGCTGCTGCGCGCGCTGGCCATTGCCGGGGCGGCGATGGTTCTGGGCCTGAACGCGGTCCTGCTGGCCGGGGCCTTCGGGGTCGACCTGCCGTTCCTCGGCCCGATGAGCCTGGGCGCCTGA
- the mntR gene encoding manganese-binding transcriptional regulator MntR — MPPDTPPPADADRFLRAREAQAVALLEDYVEMIGDLIAEHGEARVADIAQRMGVAHPTATKAVSRLKREGLAVSRPYRGVFLTEDGAALAERVRQRHRVVVDMLVAVGVPREAAELDAEGIEHHVSDTTLHAFERYLTRSG, encoded by the coding sequence ATGCCGCCCGATACCCCCCCGCCAGCCGATGCCGACCGCTTCCTCCGCGCCCGCGAGGCGCAGGCCGTGGCGCTGCTGGAGGATTATGTCGAGATGATCGGCGATCTGATCGCCGAACATGGCGAGGCGCGGGTGGCCGATATCGCCCAGCGCATGGGCGTCGCGCATCCGACCGCGACCAAGGCGGTCTCGCGGCTCAAGCGCGAGGGGCTGGCGGTGTCGCGCCCCTATCGCGGCGTGTTCCTGACCGAGGACGGCGCGGCGCTGGCCGAACGGGTGCGCCAGCGCCATCGGGTGGTGGTCGACATGCTGGTGGCGGTGGGGGTGCCGCGCGAGGCGGCCGAGCTCGACGCCGAGGGGATCGAGCACCATGTCTCGGACACAACGCTGCATGCCTTCGAGCGCTATCTCACCCGAAGCGGCTGA
- the cobU gene encoding bifunctional adenosylcobinamide kinase/adenosylcobinamide-phosphate guanylyltransferase: MGRIILVTGGARSGKSSHAEARVRAMPGAPVYIATSEPQDDEMRDRVARHREARGPGWTLIEEPLDLVGALDRSDGTGPRLVDCLTLWLANYMFAERDWEPEAARLTEALLRQKSPVVLVSNEVGMGIVPENALARAFRDAQGWVNQRVAKVADEVEFVVSGLPLRVK, encoded by the coding sequence ATGGGACGGATCATCCTGGTGACCGGCGGAGCGCGGTCGGGCAAGAGCAGCCATGCCGAGGCACGGGTCCGGGCGATGCCGGGCGCGCCGGTCTATATCGCCACGTCCGAGCCGCAGGATGACGAGATGCGCGACCGCGTGGCCCGTCATCGGGAGGCGCGGGGGCCGGGCTGGACCCTGATCGAGGAGCCGCTCGATCTGGTCGGCGCGCTTGACCGCAGCGATGGCACGGGGCCGCGGCTGGTCGATTGCCTGACGCTGTGGCTGGCCAATTACATGTTCGCCGAACGGGACTGGGAACCCGAGGCCGCCCGCCTGACCGAGGCGCTTCTGCGTCAGAAATCGCCGGTGGTGCTGGTCTCGAACGAGGTCGGCATGGGCATCGTGCCCGAAAACGCCCTGGCCCGGGCCTTCCGCGATGCCCAGGGCTGGGTGAACCAGCGCGTGGCCAAGGTTGCCGACGAGGTCGAATTCGTGGTCTCGGGCCTGCCGCTCAGGGTGAAATGA
- a CDS encoding ribbon-helix-helix domain-containing protein, with amino-acid sequence MCQIFAGQDPERYQSTTRRLRLNGQSTSIRLENSFWAILDEIAASEGATTPAFISKLHAEVLELHGEPSNFSSLLRCTCLIFRETAPAAGAMAMAAE; translated from the coding sequence ATGTGCCAGATCTTTGCCGGACAGGACCCCGAGCGTTACCAGTCGACCACCAGGCGGCTGCGGCTCAACGGACAAAGCACCAGCATCCGGCTGGAAAACAGCTTCTGGGCCATCCTCGACGAGATCGCGGCCTCGGAAGGCGCGACGACGCCCGCCTTCATCTCGAAGCTTCATGCCGAGGTGCTGGAACTGCATGGCGAGCCCTCGAATTTCAGCTCGCTCCTGCGCTGCACCTGCCTGATCTTCCGCGAGACCGCCCCGGCCGCAGGCGCGATGGCGATGGCCGCCGAATAG
- a CDS encoding VOC family protein — protein sequence MAKAIHSMIRVLDEERSVAFYDKAFGLKVAERLDFPDFTLIYMSNPETEFELELTVNKGRTEPYDLGDGYGHLAVSVEDLDAEHARFEAEGLAPRKLVEFAPAGELVGRFFFVADPDGYQIEVLERSGRFK from the coding sequence TTGGCCAAGGCGATCCACAGCATGATCCGGGTGCTCGACGAAGAGCGGTCGGTGGCGTTCTACGACAAGGCCTTCGGGCTCAAGGTCGCGGAGCGACTCGATTTCCCGGACTTCACGCTGATCTACATGAGCAACCCGGAAACCGAGTTCGAACTCGAACTGACCGTGAACAAGGGCCGCACCGAGCCCTACGATCTGGGCGACGGCTACGGTCATCTGGCGGTGTCGGTCGAGGATCTCGATGCCGAACATGCGCGCTTCGAGGCCGAAGGGCTGGCGCCGCGCAAGCTGGTGGAATTCGCCCCGGCGGGCGAACTGGTCGGGCGGTTCTTCTTTGTCGCCGATCCCGACGGCTACCAGATCGAGGTGCTGGAACGCAGCGGCCGCTTCAAATGA
- a CDS encoding twin-arginine translocation pathway signal, whose product MTDQQAVRALTRRQLLARASAAGATLMVGAGFVAAPDAAWALETTALKPETFATLVQMARDIYPHDRIGTEYYVVAVKGYDTAEAAPAIEAGIAALDELARGHGFPDYLGTGWERDRAEILREIEDSVFFQTIRGGLVTGLYNQKAVWPLFGYEGESYSKGGYLHRGFDDIAWL is encoded by the coding sequence ATGACAGACCAGCAAGCCGTCCGGGCCCTGACCCGGCGCCAGCTTCTTGCCCGCGCCAGCGCGGCAGGAGCGACCCTGATGGTGGGGGCGGGCTTCGTCGCCGCGCCAGACGCCGCCTGGGCGCTCGAGACCACCGCCCTGAAACCCGAGACCTTCGCGACCCTCGTGCAGATGGCGCGCGACATCTATCCCCATGACCGGATCGGCACCGAATATTACGTGGTCGCGGTCAAGGGCTACGACACGGCCGAAGCCGCTCCGGCGATCGAGGCGGGCATCGCCGCGCTTGACGAACTGGCGCGGGGCCACGGCTTTCCGGACTACCTTGGCACCGGCTGGGAACGCGACCGGGCCGAGATCCTGCGCGAGATCGAGGACAGCGTCTTCTTCCAGACCATCCGCGGCGGGCTCGTGACCGGGCTTTACAACCAGAAAGCCGTCTGGCCGCTCTTCGGCTACGAGGGCGAAAGCTATTCGAAGGGCGGCTATCTGCACCGCGGCTTCGACGACATCGCCTGGCTCTGA
- a CDS encoding GMC family oxidoreductase, with the protein MAAKFDKTDDSVVVIIGTGAGGGVLANELAQKGIKVVALEAGGRYLPEDYINDEWESFGQLAWTDPRSTSGDWRVARDFPALPAWIVKAVGGTTTHWAGASLRFQEHEWKAKTTYGPVQGANLHDWPIDAAEMEKWYDLAEKKMGVTRTNGLPGLPGNNNYKVFEAGARALGYKEVSTGRMAINSVERDGRLSCQQTGFCFQGCKWGAKWSTAYTEIPNGEATGNLEVREKAHAARILHDAKGKVTGVEYFDAEGNLQMQKARIVCVAGNSFESPRLLLNSASSMFPDGLANSSGQVGRNYMRHMTGSVYASFEQPVRMWRGTTMAGIIRDEVRHDPSRGFVGGYEFETISLGLPFMAAFLDPGGWGREFTSALDAYETMAGMWIVGEDMPQETNRITLNHDVTDQHGLPVVDVHFDDHPNDRAMRAHAYAQGRAIYEAVGATRTFPTPPYPSTHNLGTNRMSENPRDGVVNRWGQTHDVTNLFVSDGSQFTTGAAENPTLTIVALAIRQADHIAREMSARTI; encoded by the coding sequence ATGGCTGCAAAATTCGACAAGACCGACGACAGCGTGGTCGTCATCATCGGCACCGGCGCGGGCGGCGGGGTGCTGGCCAACGAACTGGCCCAGAAGGGCATCAAGGTCGTGGCACTCGAGGCCGGCGGGCGCTACCTGCCCGAGGATTACATCAACGACGAATGGGAAAGCTTCGGCCAGCTCGCCTGGACCGACCCGCGCAGCACCTCGGGCGACTGGCGGGTGGCGCGCGACTTCCCGGCCCTGCCCGCCTGGATCGTCAAGGCGGTGGGCGGCACCACCACCCATTGGGCCGGTGCCTCGCTGAGGTTCCAGGAGCATGAATGGAAGGCCAAGACCACCTACGGCCCGGTGCAGGGCGCGAACCTGCATGACTGGCCGATCGACGCGGCCGAGATGGAGAAATGGTACGACCTGGCCGAGAAGAAGATGGGCGTGACCCGCACCAACGGCCTGCCCGGCCTGCCGGGGAACAACAACTACAAGGTCTTCGAGGCGGGCGCGCGGGCGCTCGGCTACAAGGAGGTCAGCACCGGCCGGATGGCGATCAACTCGGTCGAGCGCGACGGGCGGCTCAGCTGCCAGCAGACCGGCTTCTGCTTTCAGGGCTGCAAATGGGGCGCCAAATGGTCCACGGCCTATACCGAGATCCCGAATGGCGAAGCGACCGGCAATCTCGAGGTCCGCGAAAAGGCCCATGCCGCACGCATCCTGCATGATGCCAAGGGCAAGGTGACCGGGGTCGAATATTTCGACGCCGAGGGCAATCTGCAGATGCAGAAGGCGCGGATCGTCTGCGTTGCCGGCAACTCGTTCGAAAGCCCGCGGCTTCTGCTCAATTCGGCCTCGTCGATGTTCCCCGACGGGCTGGCCAATTCCTCGGGCCAGGTCGGGCGCAACTACATGCGGCACATGACCGGATCGGTCTATGCCAGCTTCGAGCAGCCGGTCCGGATGTGGCGCGGCACCACCATGGCCGGCATCATCCGCGACGAGGTCCGGCACGATCCCTCTCGGGGCTTCGTCGGCGGCTATGAATTCGAGACGATCAGCCTCGGGCTGCCCTTCATGGCCGCCTTCCTCGATCCGGGCGGCTGGGGGCGCGAATTCACCTCGGCGCTCGACGCCTACGAGACCATGGCCGGGATGTGGATCGTCGGCGAGGACATGCCGCAGGAAACCAACCGCATCACCCTCAACCACGATGTCACCGACCAGCACGGCCTGCCGGTGGTCGATGTCCATTTCGACGACCATCCGAACGACCGGGCGATGCGCGCCCATGCCTATGCCCAGGGCCGCGCGATCTACGAGGCGGTCGGCGCGACCCGGACCTTCCCGACGCCGCCCTATCCCTCGACACACAACCTGGGCACCAACCGGATGTCGGAAAACCCGCGCGACGGGGTGGTGAACCGCTGGGGCCAGACCCATGACGTGACGAACCTCTTCGTGTCGGACGGCTCGCAATTCACCACCGGTGCGGCCGAGAACCCGACCCTGACCATCGTGGCGCTTGCCATCCGTCAGGCCGACCACATCGCCCGCGAGATGTCGGCCCGGACAATCTGA
- a CDS encoding glucan biosynthesis protein: MPTVRPTAHRFLTSILFAAATSFAAAPFALADQVSAPAIAGPELGAPTAFSFDMLADRAAALAARPHVPTPVHQPDVLEKIDYDAHWKIRFRRDATLMLGNTPAQFFHLGTYFREPVKIFAVESGTAREVVYSTDYFDMPEDSPAHALKSDAGFAGFRLMRPDMKTDWISFLGAAYFRSDGALRQYGLSARGIALNTGMSVPEEFPRFSEFYLEPGPDGRTIVNALLDGPSVTGAYRMVLGDQPGQGQVMDITARLFFRAPVERLGIAPLTSMFWYSESNRFQSADWRPEVHDTDGLMIETGAGEHIWRPLNNPDRVVTSSYFDRDIRGFGLIQRDREFENYQDDGVFYDKRPAVWVEPTSPWGAGAVQLIEIPTDDEIFDNIVAFWNPETKPQAGDEMAFSYRLHWTESPPVEMKLARTVATRIGNGGVPGQPRPEDQIKVVVDFEGPALDGLTRKDAILPQVSAPEGVEIVTPFVLPVVGTDRWRMVFDLKAPPGTETVDLRAFLTRNGRPLTETWLGQIHPDQIERLR, translated from the coding sequence GTGCCGACTGTCCGCCCGACCGCCCACCGTTTTCTCACGAGTATCCTCTTCGCCGCCGCCACGTCTTTCGCCGCCGCCCCCTTCGCCCTGGCAGATCAGGTTTCCGCACCGGCGATTGCAGGCCCCGAGCTCGGCGCCCCCACAGCTTTCAGCTTCGACATGCTGGCCGACCGCGCCGCCGCGCTGGCCGCCCGGCCCCATGTCCCGACGCCGGTGCATCAGCCCGACGTGCTGGAAAAGATCGACTATGACGCGCATTGGAAGATCCGCTTCCGCCGCGACGCCACGCTCATGCTGGGCAACACCCCGGCGCAGTTCTTCCATCTCGGCACCTATTTCCGCGAACCGGTGAAGATCTTCGCGGTCGAGAGCGGCACCGCCCGCGAGGTGGTCTACAGCACCGATTACTTCGACATGCCCGAGGACAGCCCGGCCCATGCGCTGAAATCCGATGCGGGCTTTGCCGGCTTCCGGCTGATGCGGCCCGACATGAAGACAGACTGGATCTCGTTCCTGGGCGCGGCCTATTTCCGCTCGGACGGCGCGCTCAGGCAATACGGGCTGTCGGCGCGCGGCATCGCGCTCAATACCGGCATGTCGGTGCCCGAGGAATTCCCGCGCTTCAGCGAATTCTACCTCGAACCGGGCCCGGACGGCCGCACCATCGTCAATGCCCTGCTGGACGGGCCAAGCGTCACGGGCGCCTACCGGATGGTGCTTGGCGACCAGCCCGGCCAGGGCCAGGTCATGGACATCACCGCGCGGCTGTTCTTCCGCGCACCGGTCGAGCGGCTGGGGATCGCGCCCCTGACATCGATGTTCTGGTATTCCGAAAGCAACCGCTTCCAGTCGGCGGATTGGCGGCCCGAGGTGCATGACACTGACGGGCTGATGATCGAGACCGGCGCGGGCGAGCATATCTGGCGGCCGCTGAACAACCCCGACCGGGTCGTGACCTCCAGCTATTTCGACCGCGACATCAGGGGATTCGGGTTGATCCAGCGGGATCGCGAGTTCGAGAATTACCAGGATGACGGGGTTTTCTACGACAAGCGCCCCGCGGTCTGGGTCGAACCGACCTCGCCCTGGGGCGCGGGCGCGGTCCAGCTGATCGAGATCCCGACCGATGACGAGATCTTCGACAATATCGTGGCGTTCTGGAACCCCGAGACCAAGCCGCAGGCCGGCGACGAGATGGCGTTTTCCTACCGGCTGCACTGGACCGAAAGCCCGCCGGTCGAGATGAAGCTGGCCCGCACCGTCGCCACCCGGATCGGCAATGGCGGCGTGCCCGGCCAGCCGCGGCCCGAGGACCAGATCAAGGTCGTGGTCGATTTCGAGGGGCCCGCGCTGGACGGGCTGACCCGGAAGGACGCGATCCTGCCCCAAGTCTCGGCCCCCGAGGGCGTCGAGATCGTCACCCCCTTCGTGCTGCCGGTGGTGGGCACCGATCGCTGGCGGATGGTGTTCGACCTCAAGGCCCCGCCCGGCACCGAGACGGTGGACCTGCGCGCCTTCCTGACC